The genomic interval GCTTAGACGGGGGCTGGCAGCCACGCTCATAGCTCTCTGTGCACTGTCAGGTATTCTCCTGAGCTTCACAGACAGCTTTAAGGACAAGAAAGGGCATGTTTGTCATGGCATAGCCACACCCCATGGTCTGTGGGTCATTGATGGCTCGGCTGTTCTACCGCCCAAAGTTGCTGAGAAGTATCGACTAAGGTTGATAGATTTTGTGCATGCCCTCATGTCAATATTGGTCTTTGCAACTGTTGTAATGTTTGACCAAAGCTTTGTCAAGTGCTTCTGTCCAACAGCATCAGATATGATGAAGCAGATCCTAGCAGTGCTGCCTGTTGTAATTGGGGCCATTTGCAGTAGCTTGTTTGTAATCTTCCCCACCCGACGCCACGGCATAGGCTTCCCCATCACTTCTggctaactttttttttctcctgTAACTCCCCTTCTTTTTTCTGAAGTTGTGCAATAAGACCTTCCATGAAGGGACAGGACCCTCTTTCCCGCCctgaaaattcaagaaaaattgcTTTGGtgtcaaaagaaaatttgtATCCATCAACTGactaatttaacttttttttcctGGAAGGGATGAGTCTCTAGACATGAAAAGTCCTATCACTACTAGGCTCAACTTAAGAAGACCTAGATGAGGTCGTGActatacactcacacaccttTCACTTCCTTGACcatataaaaatagtattttttatcaGTTACGGCCGTACCACCGCATTATCAACTCTTACCATTTGCAAGCATCGTTGCTTGCGGATCACTCTCAGCTTAAATAATCAAAGGAGAACAGTCCTCTGGAGTTTGGACTTCCCTAGTCATGGTTTGCATATATTTCAGCTTTGATCAAGTTAAGCCTTGAAAAGGAAACTACATCCATGTATCTTTAGTAAGATCCACGGTGATTAGTTTTCCAATTATCCAATATTACTATTACTTGATGAaacaaaggaggaaaaagaaaaacccataTAAGCCTTTCCAGTGTGTCTCTCTTtgctttcataaaaaaaatgtagCTGATCAACAGATGCAAGCCTTCTGTGACGAGGAACAGCAAAGAGAGACAGGAGAAAGTTggggaaagaaagaag from Diospyros lotus cultivar Yz01 chromosome 8, ASM1463336v1, whole genome shotgun sequence carries:
- the LOC127808793 gene encoding protein DMP6-like, which translates into the protein MEKAASLLDDNSPIEAGEKTLMQKAMSRTFHSTSHLANYLPTGTVLAFQILSPLVTNQGECSSLRRGLAATLIALCALSGILLSFTDSFKDKKGHVCHGIATPHGLWVIDGSAVLPPKVAEKYRLRLIDFVHALMSILVFATVVMFDQSFVKCFCPTASDMMKQILAVLPVVIGAICSSLFVIFPTRRHGIGFPITSG